A single Fundidesulfovibrio terrae DNA region contains:
- the cobI gene encoding precorrin-2 C(20)-methyltransferase has protein sequence MIRPGILHAVGVGPGDPDLLTLKAVKVLSAAEVVFAAASSKNDYSQALSIASPHMRPETPVVRLDFPMTRDRAVLEAAWHANARAVLETLARGADAAFITLGDPMTYSTFLYLWRTMREMDPGARVEIVPGVSSIQAAAAAAGFGLAESGQNLAVLSGVDDPERLRRTLDACDSAVILKAYKGFPALREILESMGLADRAILVSRCGLSGQAITRGLRDCPERPPYFSLILVKK, from the coding sequence GTGATTCGCCCCGGTATTCTGCACGCTGTCGGGGTCGGCCCCGGCGACCCCGACCTGCTCACCCTCAAGGCCGTGAAAGTGTTGAGCGCCGCCGAGGTGGTGTTCGCCGCCGCCTCCAGCAAGAACGACTATTCCCAGGCCTTGTCCATCGCCTCGCCGCACATGCGCCCGGAGACGCCGGTCGTCCGGCTGGATTTCCCCATGACCCGTGACCGGGCGGTGCTCGAGGCCGCCTGGCACGCCAACGCGCGGGCCGTGCTGGAAACGCTCGCACGCGGCGCAGACGCGGCCTTCATCACCCTGGGCGACCCCATGACCTACTCCACATTCCTTTATCTGTGGCGCACCATGAGGGAGATGGACCCGGGGGCGCGGGTGGAGATCGTGCCCGGGGTGAGCTCCATCCAGGCGGCGGCCGCCGCTGCCGGGTTCGGGCTGGCCGAATCCGGGCAGAACCTGGCCGTGCTCTCCGGGGTGGACGACCCCGAACGCCTGCGCCGGACCTTGGACGCCTGCGACAGCGCGGTCATCCTCAAAGCGTACAAGGGATTCCCCGCGCTGCGGGAGATCCTCGAGTCCATGGGGCTCGCGGACCGGGCCATCCTGGTGAGCCGATGCGGGCTTTCCGGACAGGCCATCACGCGCGGCTTGCGGGACTGCCCGGAGCGGCCGCCGTATTTCTCGCTCATCCTCGTAAAAAAGTAG
- a CDS encoding flagellin, producing the protein MSGLVINHNLMAMNAARNLSTSYSALGVSTRRLSSGLRVGTAADDAAGLATRELMRADIASLNQGVRNANDAVSMIQTADGALGVIDEKLIRMKELATQASTGTYTSDQRLIIDSEYQAMASEITRIAKATDFNGIYLLNGNLSGATHNGTSLTSTGKLKVHFGSGNLSAEDYYYVQINSATASALGVGMGSASANGKSISTQDLAQKALDQLNKAIVSKDKIRANLGALQNRLTNTVQNLQIQAENLQAAESQISDVDVASEMTQFVRSQILTQSAVAMLSQANSLPKMAMQLIG; encoded by the coding sequence ATGTCCGGCTTAGTTATCAACCACAACCTTATGGCCATGAATGCGGCCCGGAACCTGTCCACGTCGTATTCAGCCCTTGGCGTGTCCACCCGTCGCCTGTCTTCAGGCCTGCGCGTGGGTACCGCGGCCGACGACGCCGCCGGCCTGGCGACCCGCGAGCTCATGCGCGCGGACATCGCCTCCCTCAACCAGGGCGTGCGCAACGCCAACGACGCCGTGTCCATGATCCAGACCGCCGACGGCGCTCTGGGCGTCATCGACGAAAAGCTCATCCGCATGAAGGAGCTGGCCACCCAGGCGTCCACGGGCACCTACACCTCGGATCAGCGCCTGATCATCGACTCCGAGTACCAGGCCATGGCTTCGGAGATCACCCGTATCGCCAAGGCCACCGACTTCAACGGCATCTACCTGCTCAACGGCAACCTGTCCGGCGCGACCCACAACGGCACGTCGCTGACCTCCACCGGCAAGCTGAAGGTGCACTTCGGGTCCGGCAACCTGTCCGCCGAGGACTACTACTACGTGCAGATCAACTCGGCCACGGCCTCGGCCCTGGGCGTGGGCATGGGGTCGGCGAGCGCCAACGGCAAGTCCATCTCCACCCAGGACCTGGCCCAGAAGGCTTTGGACCAGCTCAACAAGGCCATCGTGTCCAAGGACAAGATCCGGGCCAACCTGGGCGCGCTCCAGAACCGCCTGACCAACACCGTGCAGAACCTGCAGATCCAGGCGGAGAACCTGCAGGCCGCCGAATCGCAGATCTCCGACGTGGACGTGGCCTCGGAAATGACCCAGTTCGTGCGGTCGCAGATTCTGACCCAGTCCGCGGTGGCCATGCTTTCCCAGGCCAACAGCCTGCCCAAGATGGCCATGCAGCTCATCGGATAG
- a CDS encoding flagellin, with translation MSGLVINHNLMAMNASRNLSQSYSSLGVSTRRLSSGLRVGTAADDAAGLATRELMRSDIASLNQGVRNANDAVSMIQTADGALGVVDEKLIRMKELATQAATGTYTSDQRLIIDSEYQAMASEITRIASATDFNGIYLLNGNLSGATHSGTGLNSTGKLKVHFGTGNLSAEDYYYVQINNSTASALGVGLGAAGSAGRSISTQDLAQKALDQLNKAIVSKDKIRANLGALQNRLSNTVQNLQIQAENLQAAESQISDVDVAQEMTSFVRSQILTQSAVAMLSQANSLPKMAMQLIG, from the coding sequence ATGTCCGGTCTCGTTATCAACCACAACTTGATGGCAATGAATGCGTCTCGCAACCTTTCGCAGTCGTATTCAAGCCTTGGCGTGTCCACCCGTCGTCTGTCTTCCGGCCTGCGCGTGGGTACCGCGGCCGACGACGCCGCCGGCCTGGCGACTCGCGAGCTCATGCGCTCCGACATCGCCTCCCTCAACCAGGGCGTGCGCAACGCCAACGACGCCGTGTCCATGATCCAGACCGCCGACGGCGCTCTGGGCGTCGTGGACGAAAAGCTCATCCGCATGAAGGAACTGGCCACACAGGCGGCCACGGGCACCTACACCTCCGACCAGCGTCTGATCATCGACTCCGAGTATCAGGCCATGGCCTCGGAAATCACCCGTATCGCCAGCGCCACCGACTTCAACGGCATTTACCTGCTCAACGGCAACCTGTCCGGCGCGACCCACAGCGGCACCGGGCTGAACTCCACCGGCAAGCTGAAGGTGCACTTCGGCACCGGCAACCTGTCCGCCGAGGACTACTACTACGTGCAGATCAACAACTCCACGGCTTCGGCCCTGGGCGTTGGCCTCGGCGCCGCCGGAAGCGCGGGCCGTTCCATCTCCACGCAGGACCTGGCGCAGAAGGCTCTGGACCAGCTCAACAAGGCCATCGTGTCCAAGGACAAGATCCGGGCCAACCTGGGCGCTCTCCAGAACCGCCTGAGCAACACCGTGCAGAACCTGCAGATCCAGGCGGAGAACCTGCAGGCCGCCGAATCGCAGATCTCCGACGTGGACGTGGCCCAGGAAATGACCAGCTTCGTGCGGTCGCAGATCCTGACCCAGTCCGCGGTGGCCATGCTCTCCCAGGCCAACAGCCTGCCCAAGATGGCCATGCAGCTCATCGGCTAA
- the fliD gene encoding flagellar filament capping protein FliD, which produces MAIGDATSGTSLAGQINFQGLGSGTDFGALIDKLVQVEQGRVTTYQTWKQSWLDKNTAFKDLNSKMLTLRTTLQGMDTVGEFLKKSAVSSNTATLTATAGGDAETGSVSYSVLQLARNKMMVTSSGYATLTQNINTLGTAAKFVYTYKGVTVSNSVPSTATLTDLANIINANGANNGVRASTLYDGTNYYLQIRGMDTGAASSLVISNATTIPGFGGGNFLTTQNNQDAKFKINGWPLSNAYMSRSTNTVTDAVTGLTLNLLSSGAGTITVNTDIDAVVQNVKTFVNQVNVVRKQIQNLTKYDSTTKQGSILTGNYGLQIIGTIMDNITAAPGVGFAQGRDLYTSLAPTGLSTDATQGSPTEGQILLDETVLRNVLASNAASVGKIFAAQYVGDTDSGDITYNSYISGITKAGTYDVKYTVAGGKITSASIGGYATTFNSNSSYLTGGAGTPISGLVVRVNNLTDGSYAHTVNLRVGKTGELYNELGDLTNAQTGPLNILQTNYQSIADNIQKKIDDENVRIANMAAHLKDQYSKLDALLGQYNQMQTQLSSQITQLAKS; this is translated from the coding sequence ATGGCGATCGGAGATGCCACTTCAGGCACGAGTTTAGCGGGCCAGATCAACTTCCAGGGCCTCGGCAGCGGGACGGACTTCGGTGCGCTCATCGACAAGCTGGTCCAGGTCGAGCAGGGCCGCGTCACGACCTACCAGACCTGGAAGCAGTCCTGGCTGGACAAGAACACGGCCTTCAAGGACCTGAACTCCAAGATGCTCACCCTGCGCACCACGCTGCAGGGCATGGACACCGTCGGGGAATTCCTCAAGAAGAGCGCCGTTTCCTCCAACACCGCGACCCTCACCGCCACCGCCGGAGGCGACGCCGAAACCGGCTCCGTCAGCTACTCCGTCCTGCAGCTGGCCCGCAACAAGATGATGGTCACCAGCTCCGGCTACGCCACCCTCACCCAGAACATCAACACCCTGGGCACCGCGGCGAAGTTCGTCTACACCTACAAGGGCGTCACCGTCTCCAACTCGGTCCCGTCCACGGCCACGCTCACCGACCTGGCCAACATCATCAACGCCAACGGCGCCAACAACGGCGTGCGCGCCTCCACTCTCTACGATGGGACCAACTATTATCTCCAGATCAGGGGGATGGACACCGGGGCTGCGTCCAGCCTGGTCATTTCCAACGCCACCACGATCCCGGGATTCGGGGGCGGAAATTTCCTGACCACCCAGAACAATCAGGACGCCAAATTCAAGATCAACGGTTGGCCGCTCTCCAACGCCTACATGTCCCGGTCCACCAACACGGTCACCGACGCTGTGACGGGCCTGACGCTCAACCTGCTCTCTTCCGGGGCCGGCACCATCACCGTGAACACGGACATCGACGCCGTGGTGCAGAACGTGAAGACCTTCGTCAACCAGGTCAACGTGGTGCGCAAGCAGATCCAGAACCTCACCAAGTACGACAGCACCACCAAGCAGGGGTCGATCCTCACGGGCAACTACGGTCTGCAGATCATCGGCACCATCATGGACAACATCACCGCGGCGCCGGGTGTCGGTTTCGCCCAGGGGCGGGACCTCTACACCTCGCTTGCCCCGACGGGGCTGTCCACAGACGCCACGCAGGGCTCGCCCACGGAAGGCCAGATACTGCTGGACGAAACGGTTCTCAGAAACGTCCTGGCCTCCAACGCCGCCTCCGTGGGAAAGATTTTCGCCGCGCAGTATGTCGGTGACACCGACAGCGGCGACATCACCTACAATTCGTACATCAGCGGGATCACCAAGGCCGGAACGTATGACGTGAAATACACTGTCGCCGGCGGCAAGATCACGTCGGCCTCGATCGGCGGATATGCGACGACGTTCAACTCCAACTCGTCGTATCTCACCGGAGGGGCCGGAACCCCGATCTCCGGCCTTGTCGTGCGGGTCAACAACCTCACGGACGGATCCTATGCCCATACCGTCAACCTCAGGGTGGGCAAGACAGGTGAACTGTACAACGAACTCGGCGACTTGACGAATGCCCAGACCGGTCCGCTGAATATCCTGCAGACGAACTACCAATCGATCGCGGATAATATCCAGAAGAAGATTGACGACGAGAACGTCCGCATAGCGAACATGGCGGCTCACTTGAAGGACCAGTATTCGAAGCTGGATGCCTTGCTGGGACAATACAACCAGATGCAGACCCAGCTCAGTTCCCAGATTACGCAGCTGGCCAAGAGTTAG
- the fliS gene encoding flagellar export chaperone FliS yields the protein MQKAAQAYLQTQVTTTTQGDLLIMLFDGALKFLARAKESMAAKDYAQKGILISKALDILAELQGSLNSQKGGDLAENLKKIYLLCSSKLLMANLKMDPNLVDEVVRILTGIRDAFSQINTPEFAPPSPGPVQQARATGTVPNLTGTAAPSAGAPVHKAFAAYSLAKREAG from the coding sequence ATGCAAAAGGCAGCGCAAGCATATCTCCAGACGCAGGTCACCACCACCACCCAGGGGGACCTGCTCATCATGCTCTTCGACGGAGCGCTCAAGTTCCTGGCGCGGGCCAAGGAGAGCATGGCGGCCAAGGATTACGCCCAGAAGGGCATCCTTATCTCCAAGGCCCTGGACATCCTGGCCGAGCTGCAGGGCAGCCTGAACTCGCAAAAGGGTGGCGATCTCGCGGAGAACCTCAAGAAAATTTACCTGTTGTGTTCGTCGAAGCTGCTCATGGCCAACCTGAAGATGGATCCGAACCTGGTGGACGAAGTTGTGCGCATCCTCACCGGCATCCGCGACGCCTTCTCCCAGATCAATACCCCCGAGTTCGCGCCGCCCTCGCCGGGCCCCGTGCAGCAGGCCCGGGCCACCGGGACCGTGCCCAACCTCACCGGCACGGCCGCTCCCTCCGCCGGAGCACCCGTCCACAAAGCCTTCGCGGCGTATTCCCTGGCCAAGAGGGAGGCCGGGTAA
- a CDS encoding glycosyltransferase family 4 protein — MTDSQPARVLHVVKSLGIGGTEKAAQLLAVHLDRSRFTPFVYSSADGERREQLKAAGIPVIAGGDLFTALERLKPDLVHIHRAGWPEPELLRPVKRFGPRAVVETNVFGRFDDTPLGALIDMHLFVSHFCLDRLVEHLGPRLDLTRCRVLYNPVDTDLFRRLASDRDFSRPLAARLSRPDPGKWSRLAFDSLPILKKLEPGFILRVIGATPEFEAFVRDQGLAGNVEILPPVALDQDLAAFFGQATLLAHSNDTGESFGMAIAEAMASGLPVVTHRASGERDNAQLELVEHGVTGLVADTAEDYAQAMAWLWRNPDAARRMGEAGREKAARLYRVQVVTRQLEEIYSRLLGLS; from the coding sequence ATGACTGACAGTCAGCCAGCCCGCGTGCTGCACGTGGTCAAATCCCTGGGGATCGGGGGGACGGAAAAGGCCGCGCAGCTCCTGGCCGTCCACCTGGACCGCTCCCGTTTCACGCCTTTCGTCTACAGTTCCGCCGACGGCGAACGCCGGGAGCAGCTCAAGGCGGCCGGCATCCCGGTCATCGCCGGGGGGGACCTCTTCACCGCCCTGGAACGCCTCAAGCCGGACCTTGTTCACATCCACCGGGCCGGATGGCCCGAGCCAGAACTGCTGCGCCCCGTGAAACGCTTCGGCCCCAGGGCGGTGGTGGAAACCAACGTCTTCGGGCGGTTTGACGACACCCCCCTGGGCGCGCTCATCGACATGCACCTGTTCGTCTCGCACTTCTGCCTGGACCGCCTGGTGGAGCACCTGGGGCCGCGCCTGGACCTCACCCGCTGCCGGGTGCTCTACAACCCCGTGGACACCGACCTCTTCCGGCGGCTCGCCTCCGACCGGGATTTCTCCCGGCCCTTGGCGGCCCGTCTCTCCAGGCCCGACCCCGGCAAGTGGTCCCGCCTGGCCTTCGATTCCCTGCCCATCCTGAAAAAACTTGAACCAGGGTTCATCCTGCGGGTGATCGGGGCCACGCCCGAGTTTGAAGCCTTCGTGCGCGACCAGGGCCTGGCAGGGAACGTCGAGATTCTGCCCCCGGTGGCCCTCGACCAGGACCTGGCCGCATTCTTCGGCCAGGCCACGCTTCTGGCCCACTCCAACGACACGGGGGAGTCTTTCGGCATGGCTATTGCCGAGGCCATGGCCTCTGGCCTGCCCGTGGTGACGCACCGGGCCTCGGGGGAGCGCGACAACGCCCAGTTGGAGCTGGTGGAGCACGGCGTCACGGGGCTGGTGGCGGATACCGCCGAGGACTACGCGCAGGCCATGGCCTGGCTGTGGCGCAATCCGGACGCGGCCAGGCGCATGGGGGAGGCCGGACGCGAAAAGGCAGCCAGGCTCTACCGCGTCCAGGTGGTCACCCGCCAGCTGGAGGAAATCTATTCGCGGCTGCTGGGGCTCTCCTGA
- a CDS encoding YIP1 family protein, which produces MRIVCPQCGYSRDIPTDKVPSRSSIATCPKCQFRFRFRGHQAPSRPDEALDEPVYPPRPSRPAVPVEDATGYQPHTPYEPRSQRLYMPEPAPEAGPRPEAEPEHYGHMPPRPQARWLPDPEPGQEPQAPAGARQPWVSRQPLEEEGPGVDVFGRLGESLAPRPSEAETAAPPVIERTAPVSHASPVQPEELASHGASRLGEPVEPGYAMPGPAPSEDVQPSEAVAGEDSVRDIWARLQAMGGETKAAPSVPRQAEGEPAAPSASVHPDTVAPWEQLEHYGVVPAFLNTVKNILARPGDFFEQLPPVSGKLRPLIFALVVSVLAMLAGVVWNYFGLGPNLSELGRTDGFQGLGSGAIGGLALLGLSPIALIAFVFLDSALTHLLLGLLRSAARPFEDTFRIICYAGAPWVLAALPVPYSYLIPVVLIWHMTLQAIGLKKLHQAGYPQVLASVLVKWSLFFMASFAFLHVLITRR; this is translated from the coding sequence ATGCGCATCGTCTGCCCGCAGTGCGGATACAGCCGGGACATCCCCACGGATAAGGTCCCGTCCCGCTCAAGCATAGCCACCTGCCCCAAATGCCAGTTCCGTTTCCGGTTCAGGGGCCACCAAGCGCCGTCCAGGCCGGACGAAGCGCTCGACGAGCCCGTGTATCCTCCGAGGCCGTCGCGTCCGGCGGTTCCCGTCGAGGACGCCACCGGCTACCAGCCCCATACGCCCTACGAGCCCCGTTCGCAGCGCCTCTACATGCCCGAGCCGGCGCCTGAAGCCGGACCCCGGCCCGAAGCGGAGCCCGAGCACTACGGGCACATGCCGCCCCGCCCCCAGGCCCGCTGGCTGCCCGATCCCGAACCGGGCCAGGAACCGCAGGCCCCTGCCGGGGCGCGCCAGCCGTGGGTGTCCAGGCAGCCCCTCGAAGAGGAAGGACCCGGCGTGGACGTCTTCGGCCGCCTGGGAGAGTCCCTGGCCCCCCGCCCGAGTGAGGCGGAAACGGCCGCGCCGCCGGTGATCGAGAGGACCGCCCCGGTCTCCCACGCTTCGCCTGTCCAGCCGGAAGAGCTGGCCTCGCACGGCGCGTCGCGGCTTGGCGAACCCGTGGAGCCCGGCTACGCCATGCCCGGGCCCGCCCCCTCCGAGGACGTCCAGCCCTCCGAGGCCGTGGCCGGAGAGGACTCCGTGCGCGACATCTGGGCCAGGCTCCAGGCCATGGGCGGAGAGACCAAGGCCGCGCCCAGCGTTCCCCGCCAAGCCGAGGGCGAACCCGCCGCACCGTCCGCGTCCGTCCACCCGGACACCGTGGCCCCCTGGGAGCAGCTCGAGCACTACGGCGTGGTCCCGGCCTTCCTGAACACGGTCAAGAACATCCTGGCCAGGCCGGGCGACTTCTTCGAGCAGCTGCCGCCCGTCTCCGGCAAGCTGCGCCCGCTCATCTTCGCGCTGGTGGTCAGCGTGCTGGCCATGCTGGCCGGGGTGGTCTGGAATTATTTCGGCCTGGGGCCCAACCTCTCGGAGCTCGGGCGCACCGACGGCTTCCAGGGCTTGGGCTCCGGGGCCATCGGCGGCCTGGCCCTTCTCGGGCTGTCGCCCATCGCCCTGATTGCCTTTGTGTTCCTGGATTCGGCCCTGACCCACCTGCTGCTCGGGCTTCTGCGCTCCGCCGCCCGGCCCTTCGAGGACACCTTCCGCATCATCTGCTACGCGGGAGCCCCCTGGGTGCTGGCGGCCTTGCCAGTGCCGTATTCGTATCTTATTCCTGTTGTGCTGATATGGCACATGACGCTCCAGGCCATCGGCCTCAAGAAGCTGCACCAGGCCGGATATCCCCAGGTGCTCGCATCCGTGCTGGTGAAATGGTCGCTCTTCTTCATGGCCTCCTTCGCGTTTCTGCACGTGCTCATCACGCGCAGATAG
- the ahbC gene encoding 12,18-didecarboxysiroheme deacetylase: protein MIGISKLYCGTVEASDALRYGRHSGKLPSHLLQFSKDKKPVVVWNMTKRCNLKCVHCYAKATEETGSDPISTEQGRALIDDLAAYGAPVMLFSGGEPLVRKDLVELAHHAVGKGMRAVISTNGTLITKEKARELKSVGLSYVGISVDGLEEIHDKFRGVPGSFKKTLQGIENCKAEGLKVGMRFTINKRNWTEIPGLFDLIRDLEVPRICFYHLVYSGRGSELIKEDLDHAETRQVVDLIMDKTRELFEAGHEKEVLTVDNHADGPYVYFRLLKEDPKRAEEVMELLQYNEGNNSGRGIGCISWDGQVHADQFWRIHTFGNVLERPFSQIWDDPNIELLSKLKDKKQYVGGRCKDCRFLNICGGNFRARAEAYYGDVWAQDPACYLTDDEIKK, encoded by the coding sequence ATGATCGGCATCTCCAAGCTTTACTGCGGCACCGTGGAGGCCTCCGACGCCCTGCGCTACGGACGCCATTCCGGCAAGCTCCCTTCCCATCTGCTCCAGTTCTCCAAGGACAAGAAGCCGGTGGTGGTCTGGAACATGACCAAACGCTGCAACCTGAAGTGCGTCCACTGCTACGCCAAGGCCACCGAGGAGACCGGCAGCGACCCCATATCCACCGAACAGGGCAGGGCCCTGATCGACGATCTGGCCGCCTACGGCGCGCCGGTCATGCTCTTCTCCGGCGGCGAGCCCCTGGTCCGCAAGGACCTGGTCGAACTGGCCCACCACGCCGTGGGCAAGGGCATGCGCGCGGTCATCTCCACCAACGGCACCCTCATCACCAAGGAAAAGGCCCGCGAGTTGAAATCCGTCGGCCTCTCCTACGTGGGCATCTCCGTGGACGGCCTCGAGGAAATCCACGACAAGTTCCGCGGCGTGCCCGGGTCCTTCAAGAAGACTCTCCAGGGCATCGAGAACTGCAAGGCCGAGGGTCTCAAGGTCGGCATGCGCTTCACCATCAACAAGCGCAACTGGACCGAAATCCCGGGCCTGTTCGACCTGATCCGCGACTTGGAAGTGCCCCGCATCTGCTTCTACCACCTGGTCTACTCCGGGCGCGGCTCCGAGCTTATCAAGGAAGACCTGGACCACGCCGAGACCCGCCAGGTCGTCGACCTCATCATGGACAAGACCCGCGAGCTCTTCGAGGCCGGGCATGAGAAGGAAGTCCTCACCGTGGACAACCACGCCGACGGCCCCTACGTGTACTTCCGCCTGCTCAAGGAAGACCCCAAGCGCGCCGAAGAGGTCATGGAACTGTTGCAGTACAACGAGGGCAACAACTCCGGGCGCGGTATCGGCTGCATCTCCTGGGACGGCCAGGTGCACGCCGACCAGTTCTGGCGCATCCACACCTTCGGCAACGTCCTGGAGCGCCCCTTCTCGCAGATCTGGGACGACCCCAACATCGAGCTGCTCTCCAAGCTCAAGGACAAGAAGCAGTACGTGGGCGGACGCTGCAAGGACTGCCGCTTCCTGAACATCTGCGGCGGCAACTTCCGCGCCCGCGCCGAAGCCTACTACGGCGACGTCTGGGCCCAGGACCCCGCCTGCTACCTGACCGACGACGAAATTAAGAAGTAG
- the hemB gene encoding porphobilinogen synthase gives MFDFHRGRRLRRTPAMRDLVRETALSRNDLIMPYFVAETGSEDMVKPIGAMPGQNQLGMKALVERVARAVDKGLKSCILFGIPQEKDPVGSQGYAENGVVQRALRELRKKFPDLVLITDVCLCEYTSHGHCGILTDDGRVLNDPTLELLAKTALSHAEAGADIVAPSDMMDGRVAAIRSVLDGNGHENVPIMSYAVKYASAYYGPFREAAESAPKAGDRKSYQMDAANWREALREASADVAEGADFLMVKPAGPYLDIIRLVRDNFDLPLAAYQVSGEYSMIKAAAQLGWMDHDAVMMESLLAIKRAGADLILTYFTEDVIERL, from the coding sequence ATGTTCGACTTTCATCGCGGCCGCCGCCTGCGCCGCACCCCGGCCATGCGCGACCTCGTGCGCGAGACCGCCCTTTCCCGAAACGATCTGATCATGCCCTATTTCGTGGCTGAGACCGGCTCCGAGGACATGGTCAAGCCCATCGGTGCCATGCCGGGCCAGAACCAGCTGGGCATGAAGGCCCTGGTGGAGCGCGTCGCCCGCGCCGTGGACAAGGGTCTCAAGTCCTGCATCCTGTTCGGCATCCCGCAGGAAAAAGACCCGGTGGGCAGCCAGGGCTACGCCGAAAACGGCGTGGTGCAGCGCGCCCTGCGCGAGCTGCGCAAGAAGTTTCCGGACTTGGTGCTCATTACTGACGTGTGCCTGTGCGAATATACCTCCCATGGCCATTGCGGCATTTTGACGGACGACGGACGCGTGCTCAACGACCCCACGCTGGAGCTTCTGGCCAAGACGGCGCTGTCCCACGCCGAGGCCGGCGCGGACATAGTGGCCCCCTCCGACATGATGGACGGCCGCGTGGCGGCCATCCGCTCGGTGCTGGACGGCAACGGCCACGAGAACGTGCCGATCATGTCCTACGCCGTGAAATATGCTTCGGCGTATTACGGCCCGTTCCGGGAGGCCGCCGAGTCCGCCCCCAAGGCCGGGGACCGCAAGTCCTACCAGATGGACGCGGCCAACTGGCGCGAGGCCCTGCGCGAGGCTTCCGCCGACGTGGCCGAGGGCGCGGATTTCCTGATGGTGAAACCCGCCGGGCCGTATTTGGACATCATCCGGCTGGTGCGCGACAATTTCGACCTGCCCCTGGCCGCGTACCAGGTGAGCGGCGAGTATTCCATGATCAAGGCCGCGGCCCAGCTCGGCTGGATGGACCACGACGCGGTGATGATGGAGTCGCTCCTGGCCATCAAGAGGGCCGGGGCGGACCTGATTCTGACCTACTTCACGGAAGACGTGATCGAGCGTCTGTAA
- the ahbD gene encoding heme b synthase, with protein sequence MHPHSKGHPGAPAAGPQLAGSPGAGHAGGGHGLGHPGGHPGAMPKTLPNGAPPVRLVAWEITRRCNLACKHCRAEAHFEPYPGELTNAQAKALIDTFPEVGNPIIIFTGGEPLMRPDWDDLVSYANAKGLRCVMAPNGTLITAESARRMKEVGIQRCSISIDGPDAATHDEFRGEKGAFEQALRGIQYLKDAGIEFQINSTVTKSNLHNFKEIFKLVEGLGASAWHIFLLVPTGRGADILAQVITAEEYEQVLNWFYDFRKTTRMQLKATCAPHYLRIMRQRAKADGVPVTPDTFGLDAMTRGCLGGIGFCFISHSGVVQPCGYLDLDCGNVLETSFPEIWANTEWFRKFRDQKAYEGKCGPCEYHKVCGGCRARAYTMNGDPMKPEPLCTYQPKRG encoded by the coding sequence ATGCATCCGCATTCCAAAGGACATCCCGGAGCCCCGGCGGCCGGCCCGCAGCTTGCCGGTTCCCCCGGCGCGGGACACGCGGGCGGCGGCCATGGACTTGGCCACCCCGGCGGCCACCCGGGCGCCATGCCCAAGACCCTGCCCAACGGAGCGCCCCCGGTGCGTCTCGTCGCCTGGGAGATCACCCGGCGCTGCAACCTGGCCTGCAAGCACTGCCGGGCCGAGGCCCATTTCGAGCCCTATCCCGGCGAGCTGACCAACGCCCAGGCCAAGGCCCTTATCGACACCTTCCCCGAGGTGGGCAACCCCATCATTATTTTTACCGGCGGCGAGCCTCTCATGCGCCCCGACTGGGACGACCTGGTCAGCTACGCCAACGCCAAGGGGCTGCGCTGCGTCATGGCTCCGAACGGCACGCTCATCACCGCCGAGAGCGCCCGGCGCATGAAGGAAGTGGGCATCCAGCGTTGCTCCATCTCCATCGACGGCCCAGACGCCGCCACTCACGACGAGTTCCGGGGCGAGAAGGGCGCTTTCGAACAGGCCCTGCGCGGCATCCAGTACCTGAAGGACGCGGGGATAGAGTTCCAGATCAACTCCACGGTCACCAAGTCGAACCTGCACAACTTCAAGGAGATTTTTAAGCTCGTCGAAGGGCTGGGGGCCAGCGCCTGGCACATATTCCTCCTGGTGCCCACGGGGCGCGGCGCGGATATCCTGGCCCAGGTGATCACCGCCGAGGAATACGAGCAGGTGCTCAACTGGTTCTACGACTTCCGCAAGACCACCCGCATGCAGCTCAAGGCCACCTGCGCCCCGCACTACCTGCGCATCATGCGCCAGCGCGCCAAGGCCGACGGCGTTCCGGTGACGCCCGACACCTTCGGGCTGGACGCCATGACCCGGGGGTGCCTTGGCGGCATCGGGTTTTGCTTCATATCGCACTCGGGCGTGGTGCAGCCCTGCGGCTACCTGGACCTGGATTGCGGCAACGTGCTGGAAACGTCGTTTCCGGAGATATGGGCCAACACCGAGTGGTTCAGGAAGTTCAGGGACCAGAAGGCCTACGAGGGCAAATGCGGCCCGTGCGAATACCACAAGGTCTGCGGCGGCTGCCGCGCCAGGGCCTACACCATGAACGGCGACCCCATGAAGCCCGAGCCGCTGTGTACATATCAGCCCAAGCGGGGCTGA